One genomic region from Reichenbachiella ulvae encodes:
- a CDS encoding efflux RND transporter periplasmic adaptor subunit, which translates to MKSYKNILPALALGSMLLGLGACSNTVANEATSESINAEVLKIEKQAGKKELSYAGLVVAEDQTVISTKLLGQVKRVFVKEGQKVSKGELLVQIASKDLDSKLAAAQAGLSQAEANRKNIEKNHERIKVLFEQGSATQKEWDDISTGFTAAKAQEEAARRSIDEINELRTYANLRAPISGFVSQKFKNEGDLASPGQPLLALESMQQLKVELMVPETEITYFSEGDTVEVGFNSLADQTYISVVDRIIPSTVYSGAQFQISARLIDADTKVRPGMHADGKVYRSTEEQIWLPESALVRKGQLVGVYAVSQRGEAMLRWVRLGRAYDDQYLVLSGLEAGDQVVVSSEGKMVEGLKINTASL; encoded by the coding sequence ATGAAATCATATAAAAACATTTTGCCAGCCCTTGCACTCGGATCTATGCTATTGGGCCTAGGAGCCTGCTCGAATACCGTAGCAAATGAGGCCACTTCTGAAAGTATCAATGCGGAAGTGCTAAAGATTGAGAAGCAAGCAGGAAAGAAAGAATTGAGCTATGCTGGATTGGTGGTAGCTGAAGATCAAACTGTGATCAGTACCAAATTGCTGGGACAGGTCAAGCGTGTTTTTGTAAAGGAAGGGCAGAAAGTATCTAAAGGAGAACTGCTAGTTCAGATAGCCAGCAAGGACCTGGATTCTAAATTAGCAGCAGCCCAGGCAGGCCTAAGTCAGGCGGAGGCCAATCGCAAAAACATCGAAAAGAACCATGAGCGAATCAAAGTGTTGTTCGAGCAGGGTAGTGCCACACAGAAAGAATGGGACGACATCAGCACGGGCTTTACTGCAGCCAAGGCGCAAGAAGAGGCGGCAAGAAGAAGCATTGACGAGATCAATGAATTGAGAACTTACGCCAATCTTCGTGCGCCAATCAGCGGTTTTGTATCTCAAAAATTCAAGAATGAAGGAGATCTGGCTTCTCCAGGGCAGCCATTGTTGGCACTGGAGTCAATGCAGCAGCTGAAGGTAGAGCTGATGGTACCAGAGACCGAAATCACCTACTTCAGCGAAGGCGATACAGTAGAGGTAGGCTTCAATAGTCTGGCGGATCAGACTTACATAAGTGTCGTGGATCGTATCATTCCCTCTACGGTTTATTCCGGTGCTCAATTTCAGATCAGTGCAAGATTGATCGATGCGGATACCAAGGTGAGACCGGGCATGCATGCCGATGGAAAAGTGTACCGATCTACTGAAGAGCAAATTTGGTTGCCAGAATCTGCCTTGGTGAGAAAAGGCCAGTTGGTAGGGGTGTATGCTGTGAGCCAGCGTGGTGAAGCCATGTTGAGATGGGTCAGATTGGGAAGAGCGTATGATGATCAGTATTTGGTATTGTCGGGATTAGAAGCAGGCGATCAGGTGGTTGTTTCTTCCGAAGGCAAAATGGTTGAAGGTCTGAAGATAAATACAGCATCACTATGA
- a CDS encoding TolC family protein has translation MKKTTYIHINKYVYTALLMILMIGPSFGQDTLKYSLEEVKKEVLNQNWDIRKLEAQQGIAKGRSMQANASFLPSVSLQENYMTTTDPMMAFGIKLRQESIEQVDFNPDLLNDPDRIDNFNTSIQVQQPIFNLDGIYAKKAAQLQYESLNKNKEWLTSQLMIHAKSMYYGLILAEQRGEVVRQSLTSAEEDLKVTQDLYDQGMINDADRMQAELRVLQMQSSLLEADNDLAKLQQQLLHLMGRPAGVRLVPTESIPMLKMNGSDLAFWESRPDLQAAKMQAESAAVNHNSKKSAFLPRVNAFGSYDLHDTQMFGNQADNYTVGVQLKWDLFQGGKNLGSVQSARYEKEYAQMQYEAMVNDAQHNWIELQNAFALAQSQLELAQKSTAQSKALNEIVKDRYAQGLEKTADLLRNESLYLSKQLRELQATHQYLQLLFEIESKSMNDIITQ, from the coding sequence ATGAAAAAAACAACATATATACATATTAATAAATATGTATACACCGCTCTCCTCATGATCTTAATGATAGGGCCGTCTTTCGGGCAGGACACGCTCAAATACAGCCTGGAGGAGGTTAAAAAGGAAGTTTTGAACCAGAACTGGGATATCCGAAAGCTAGAAGCTCAGCAGGGAATAGCCAAAGGCAGAAGCATGCAGGCCAATGCCTCGTTCTTGCCATCAGTGAGTCTGCAGGAAAATTACATGACTACTACGGATCCCATGATGGCTTTCGGAATCAAACTGAGACAGGAGAGCATCGAGCAGGTGGATTTCAATCCTGACTTGCTCAACGATCCTGATCGCATCGACAACTTCAATACGAGCATACAGGTACAGCAGCCGATTTTTAATCTGGATGGCATATATGCTAAGAAAGCAGCACAGCTTCAATATGAGTCATTGAACAAGAACAAGGAATGGTTGACCAGTCAGTTGATGATCCATGCCAAGAGCATGTACTACGGTTTGATATTGGCAGAGCAGAGAGGTGAGGTAGTGAGACAGTCACTGACTTCTGCAGAGGAGGATCTCAAAGTAACGCAAGATCTGTATGATCAGGGCATGATCAACGATGCAGATAGAATGCAGGCGGAATTGAGAGTACTGCAAATGCAAAGCAGTCTACTGGAGGCGGACAACGACCTGGCGAAGTTGCAGCAGCAATTGCTACACCTGATGGGCAGACCTGCTGGCGTTCGATTGGTGCCCACAGAGTCGATTCCGATGTTGAAGATGAATGGTTCAGATTTGGCATTTTGGGAAAGCAGACCGGATCTACAGGCGGCCAAAATGCAAGCAGAATCTGCGGCTGTGAATCACAATTCTAAGAAAAGTGCTTTTCTCCCAAGAGTGAATGCCTTCGGGTCCTACGATCTACACGACACGCAGATGTTTGGCAATCAGGCAGACAACTACACGGTAGGTGTGCAGCTCAAGTGGGATTTGTTCCAGGGAGGAAAGAATCTGGGCTCTGTCCAAAGTGCGCGCTACGAAAAGGAATATGCGCAGATGCAATATGAGGCGATGGTCAACGATGCGCAGCACAACTGGATCGAATTGCAAAATGCCTTTGCGCTGGCTCAATCACAACTGGAACTGGCACAGAAAAGCACCGCTCAGTCCAAAGCATTGAATGAGATCGTGAAGGATCGCTATGCTCAGGGATTGGAAAAAACAGCCGACCTATTAAGAAACGAATCACTCTATCTCAGCAAGCAGTTGAGGGAACTGCAAGCGACGCATCAGTATCTGCAGTTGCTCTTTGAGATCGAATCTAAATCTATGAATGACATAATCACACAATAA
- a CDS encoding ArsR/SmtB family transcription factor yields the protein MEETERINLVLDDEKFEKVAFILKTIGHPVRLKIISYLSKYGSMSVNDICEKCEVEQSLISHHLNNMKLKGIVSSQREGKSIYYSIKLEEVLTVINCMSKCDI from the coding sequence ATGGAAGAAACAGAAAGAATAAATTTAGTACTGGATGACGAAAAGTTCGAAAAGGTGGCTTTCATCTTGAAGACGATTGGTCATCCAGTACGTCTCAAAATCATCAGTTATCTATCTAAGTACGGATCGATGAGTGTCAACGACATCTGCGAAAAATGTGAAGTAGAACAGTCTTTGATCTCTCATCATCTTAACAACATGAAGCTGAAAGGGATCGTCTCGAGCCAAAGAGAAGGCAAGAGTATCTACTACAGCATCAAGTTGGAGGAGGTCCTAACAGTGATCAACTGTATGTCTAAATGTGATATCTAA
- a CDS encoding MBL fold metallo-hydrolase, whose protein sequence is MKIEQIYTGCLAQGAYYIESKGEAAIIDPLREVEPYIKKAEQDQAKIKYIFETHFHADFVSGHVDLAKKTGGQIVYGPNAETGYDSHIGVDGEVFPLGDVQIKLLHTPGHTMESSTYLLIDEDGKEHAIFSGDTLFIGDVGRPDLAVKTDLTREDLAGHLYSSLRNKIMTLPDDVIVYPAHGAGSACGKNMSKETWDTLGHQKEVNYALRADMTREEFITEVTSGILPAPQYFAKNAMMNKSGYDSIDHVMEKGQVALDVETFEAMANHEGAMVLDTRSKEAFVEEHIPNSIFIGIDGSFAPWVGALIVDLKQPIIFVSDEGREEEVVTRLSRVGYDNTLGYLEGGMKAWKEAGKETDSIESVTADDLESKIGTEKMTVLDVRKPGEYTSEHVDGAMTFPLDYINDHMEELDKKEKYYIHCASGYRSVIASSILKSRGYHNIADISGGFKAIQQTGIKKTDYVCPTTLK, encoded by the coding sequence ATGAAGATAGAACAGATATATACAGGTTGTTTGGCGCAGGGAGCTTACTACATAGAAAGCAAAGGCGAAGCAGCCATTATAGATCCATTAAGAGAGGTTGAGCCATATATCAAAAAGGCTGAACAGGATCAAGCCAAAATCAAATACATTTTCGAAACCCACTTCCATGCGGATTTTGTGTCGGGTCATGTGGACCTGGCCAAAAAGACCGGTGGACAAATCGTCTATGGTCCTAACGCTGAAACAGGTTATGATAGCCATATAGGAGTAGATGGAGAGGTGTTTCCATTAGGAGATGTACAAATCAAACTTTTGCATACGCCAGGTCACACGATGGAGAGCAGTACATACTTACTGATCGATGAGGATGGGAAAGAGCATGCGATCTTTTCAGGTGACACTCTATTTATCGGAGATGTCGGACGTCCTGACTTGGCGGTGAAAACAGATTTGACCCGAGAGGATTTGGCGGGGCATCTTTACAGCAGTTTGAGAAACAAAATCATGACGCTACCTGACGATGTGATTGTCTATCCAGCACATGGAGCAGGATCTGCTTGTGGTAAGAATATGTCCAAGGAGACCTGGGATACTTTAGGTCATCAGAAAGAAGTGAATTACGCCTTGAGAGCGGATATGACTAGAGAGGAGTTTATCACTGAAGTGACTTCCGGTATTTTGCCAGCGCCTCAGTACTTCGCTAAAAATGCGATGATGAACAAATCAGGTTATGATAGCATCGATCATGTGATGGAAAAAGGTCAGGTGGCCCTGGATGTGGAGACATTCGAAGCAATGGCCAATCATGAAGGAGCTATGGTACTGGATACGCGTAGCAAAGAAGCCTTTGTAGAGGAGCACATTCCTAATTCTATATTCATAGGGATCGACGGAAGCTTTGCTCCATGGGTGGGTGCTTTGATCGTGGATTTGAAGCAGCCGATTATTTTCGTGTCGGACGAAGGAAGAGAAGAAGAAGTAGTGACCAGACTGTCACGTGTGGGATATGACAACACTTTGGGCTATCTAGAAGGAGGAATGAAAGCCTGGAAAGAAGCCGGCAAAGAAACAGACAGCATCGAGTCGGTAACCGCCGATGATCTGGAATCAAAGATTGGTACTGAGAAAATGACTGTGCTGGATGTGCGTAAGCCCGGAGAATACACCTCGGAGCACGTAGATGGCGCGATGACTTTTCCGTTGGATTACATCAATGATCACATGGAGGAGCTGGATAAGAAGGAAAAATACTATATCCACTGTGCGAGTGGTTATCGTTCGGTGATCGCTTCTTCTATCCTAAAGTCGCGAGGATATCATAATATTGCGGATATCTCAGGTGGGTTCAAAGCCATCCAGCAAACGGGTATCAAGAAGACAGACTATGTTTGTCCGACTACTTTGAAATAA
- a CDS encoding homoserine O-acetyltransferase family protein, whose translation MSENPEILKIGGGFALERGGELPELQIAYHTWGELNEAKDNVVWVFHALTANSNLADWWGDILTPESALSPEKYFIVCANILGSPYGTTSPLTTNPETGEPYYSDFPLYTIRDMVHAHKLLRDHLGIKKVAIGLGGSMGGFQAYEWAVQEPEFFEKLILVVTGPKESPWRIAVHSSQRVAIEADPTWKESHMRAGEHGVAAARAIGMLSYRNHTIFNKTQADAEPQVDDFRADSYIRYQGKKLIDRKFQAYLLWLLTKAMDSHDIGRDRGGVEKALGMIQADVLQISIDSDLLFAADEQQWIASHIPNVTYREIHSLYGHDGFLTEFGKINVLMKEFLG comes from the coding sequence ATGAGTGAAAATCCTGAAATACTGAAGATTGGTGGTGGCTTTGCGCTAGAGCGTGGAGGTGAATTGCCCGAATTGCAAATTGCCTATCACACCTGGGGTGAATTGAATGAAGCCAAAGACAATGTGGTTTGGGTTTTTCATGCCTTGACAGCCAACTCCAATTTGGCTGATTGGTGGGGCGATATACTGACGCCTGAGTCGGCCCTGAGCCCAGAAAAATATTTCATCGTTTGTGCCAATATTTTGGGGTCTCCCTATGGTACGACGAGTCCACTGACGACCAATCCTGAAACTGGGGAACCATACTATTCAGACTTTCCACTCTATACTATCAGAGACATGGTGCATGCGCACAAGCTGCTTCGTGATCATCTGGGGATCAAAAAAGTGGCTATTGGTCTGGGAGGATCGATGGGGGGCTTTCAGGCATATGAGTGGGCTGTACAGGAACCAGAGTTTTTTGAAAAACTGATACTGGTAGTAACCGGTCCGAAGGAATCACCATGGAGAATCGCGGTGCATAGTTCACAGCGTGTAGCGATCGAAGCTGATCCTACCTGGAAAGAATCGCACATGAGAGCTGGTGAGCATGGAGTAGCAGCTGCTCGAGCGATTGGTATGCTTTCTTACCGTAATCATACCATCTTCAATAAAACGCAAGCTGATGCGGAACCTCAGGTGGATGACTTCAGAGCGGACTCTTATATAAGGTACCAGGGCAAGAAATTGATCGATCGAAAATTTCAAGCCTATTTGCTATGGCTTTTGACCAAGGCAATGGATTCGCATGATATTGGAAGAGACCGAGGTGGAGTTGAGAAAGCACTGGGTATGATCCAGGCAGATGTTTTGCAGATTTCTATTGACTCGGATTTGTTATTTGCAGCTGACGAGCAGCAGTGGATCGCCTCGCACATCCCTAATGTTACTTACAGAGAAATCCATTCACTCTATGGTCACGATGGCTTCCTTACCGAGTTCGGTAAGATCAATGTCTTGATGAAAGAGTTTTTGGGTTAG
- a CDS encoding O-succinylhomoserine sulfhydrylase, which yields MTKKSRHFETEAIRTQINTTEEKEHSTPMYLTSSFVFDDAEEMRATFADELERNTYSRFTNPNTTELIDKMCALEGAEAGFATSTGMSAVFTTFATLLSAGDHMLSVRSIFGSSHTVISKFLPKFKVESDYLDIGQEDQWQNLVKENTKVLYLETPTNPGIELVDMEFVNDFCKKNDIIFVVDNCFATPYLQRPIDFGADLVIHSATKYIDGQGRVMGGIIVGRQDLVKEIFTFSRSTGPTLSPFNAWVLSKSLETLAVRMDRHCDNALALAQYLESHPQVEWVRYPFLPSHPQHEIAKKQMKAGGGMVCFGLKGGLEAGKTFLKSVEMCSLTANLGDTRTIVTHPPSTTHAKLTDEERAATGITPNMIRVSVGLEHIEDIKADLDLAFSKV from the coding sequence ATGACGAAAAAAAGTAGACATTTCGAAACAGAAGCCATCAGAACGCAAATCAACACAACCGAAGAAAAGGAACATTCTACACCGATGTACCTTACTTCCAGCTTTGTATTCGATGATGCAGAAGAAATGCGTGCTACTTTCGCTGACGAGCTCGAGCGCAACACCTATAGCCGTTTCACCAACCCAAACACCACAGAGCTAATAGACAAGATGTGTGCGCTAGAAGGAGCTGAGGCCGGTTTTGCTACCTCTACAGGTATGTCCGCTGTCTTCACCACTTTTGCCACGCTGTTGTCGGCAGGGGATCACATGCTATCGGTTCGTTCCATTTTCGGGTCGTCCCATACAGTGATTAGCAAGTTCCTACCGAAATTCAAAGTGGAAAGTGACTACCTCGATATCGGGCAAGAAGATCAGTGGCAGAATCTGGTAAAAGAAAACACCAAAGTCCTCTATCTAGAAACTCCTACCAATCCGGGCATCGAACTAGTCGATATGGAGTTCGTTAATGATTTTTGCAAAAAGAACGATATCATTTTCGTGGTGGACAATTGCTTCGCTACACCTTATCTACAGCGCCCTATTGATTTTGGTGCAGACCTGGTCATCCACTCTGCCACCAAGTACATCGATGGTCAAGGCCGTGTCATGGGAGGCATCATAGTAGGTCGTCAGGATTTGGTCAAAGAAATATTCACCTTCTCGCGCAGTACAGGACCTACCCTATCGCCATTCAACGCATGGGTACTATCCAAAAGCCTGGAAACTCTGGCGGTGAGAATGGATCGCCACTGCGACAATGCACTCGCACTGGCGCAATATTTGGAATCACATCCCCAAGTAGAATGGGTACGCTACCCTTTCTTACCCTCACACCCACAGCATGAGATTGCCAAAAAACAAATGAAGGCAGGTGGTGGCATGGTTTGCTTTGGGTTGAAAGGCGGACTGGAAGCAGGCAAGACTTTCTTGAAAAGTGTGGAAATGTGCTCACTAACTGCTAACCTTGGGGATACGAGAACCATCGTGACCCATCCACCTTCTACCACCCACGCCAAGCTAACCGATGAAGAGCGTGCTGCCACTGGTATCACTCCTAATATGATCAGAGTATCCGTTGGACTCGAGCATATTGAAGATATCAAGGCTGACCTGGACCTTGCATTTAGTAAAGTATAA
- a CDS encoding sodium:solute symporter — protein MSPTLVFLIIAGYFAVLMLIAKITSKNSDAETFFTANRQSPWYLVAFGMIGASLSGVTFISVPGEVGSSHWAYFQMVLGYILGYAVIALVLLPLYYKLNLVSIYQYLDQRFGKRSYKTGAFFFLISRVIGAAFRLFLVATVLQVAFFDAFNVPFAVSVFVTIALIWLYTFKGGIKTIVWTDTLQTLFMLLAVGISIWIIGSELDYSPSQLIQIVADSETSQTFIWDWQAPRNFFKQFFAGAFIAIVMTGLDQDMMQKNLTCRSLKDAQKNVYWFTFVLIFVNLFFLALGTLLYHYVEVKQIDLTETTDALFPYLAINHFGVLGGVVFLLGVTAAAYSSADSALTALTTSFFIDFLEKKPNTSNNAQRRWIHVGFSVLILAVILIFKALNDDSVINQVFRVAGYTYGPLLGLYSFGLFTSWKIKDAWAPVICVIAPVLTYVLNAYSDVLLGGYQFGFELLLVNGLLCFIGLWLIKERD, from the coding sequence ATGAGCCCAACACTTGTATTTCTGATCATCGCTGGATATTTCGCAGTATTGATGCTGATCGCAAAAATCACCAGCAAAAACAGTGATGCAGAAACTTTCTTCACCGCCAACCGACAGTCTCCCTGGTATTTGGTTGCCTTTGGAATGATTGGTGCCTCTCTTTCAGGTGTCACTTTTATTTCCGTCCCTGGTGAAGTGGGCAGCAGTCACTGGGCTTATTTTCAGATGGTTTTAGGCTACATTCTGGGCTATGCCGTGATTGCATTGGTCCTACTGCCTCTGTACTACAAACTGAACCTCGTATCTATCTACCAGTATCTAGATCAGCGTTTCGGAAAGAGATCATACAAGACTGGCGCCTTCTTTTTCCTCATTTCTCGAGTGATTGGAGCAGCCTTTCGTTTGTTTTTGGTAGCCACCGTGCTTCAGGTAGCCTTCTTCGATGCATTCAATGTGCCATTTGCGGTTTCCGTATTTGTCACCATCGCACTCATTTGGCTCTATACTTTCAAGGGCGGCATCAAAACCATCGTTTGGACCGACACCTTACAGACTTTATTTATGCTATTGGCCGTCGGTATTAGCATTTGGATCATAGGCAGTGAGTTGGATTATTCTCCCTCTCAGCTCATCCAGATTGTGGCAGATAGTGAGACTTCTCAAACATTCATTTGGGATTGGCAGGCTCCACGCAACTTCTTTAAACAATTCTTTGCAGGAGCTTTTATCGCCATCGTGATGACGGGACTGGATCAGGACATGATGCAGAAAAACCTGACCTGTCGCTCGCTCAAAGACGCTCAAAAAAATGTATACTGGTTCACATTTGTATTGATTTTTGTCAACCTTTTCTTTCTTGCCTTAGGCACACTGCTCTATCACTATGTAGAAGTTAAGCAAATTGACTTGACCGAAACTACCGATGCCTTGTTCCCCTACCTGGCGATCAACCACTTCGGCGTACTGGGAGGTGTGGTTTTCTTACTGGGCGTAACAGCTGCGGCTTATTCAAGTGCAGACTCGGCGCTCACGGCCTTGACTACCTCCTTCTTTATCGACTTTCTTGAGAAAAAACCGAACACTTCCAATAATGCCCAAAGGAGATGGATTCACGTGGGCTTTTCTGTATTGATTCTTGCTGTCATATTGATTTTCAAAGCATTGAACGACGATAGTGTAATCAACCAGGTCTTCCGCGTGGCAGGGTATACTTATGGACCTTTATTGGGGCTTTACAGTTTCGGACTTTTCACTTCATGGAAGATAAAAGATGCCTGGGCTCCTGTAATCTGTGTGATTGCTCCCGTGCTCACCTATGTCCTCAATGCGTATTCAGATGTGCTGCTAGGCGGCTACCAATTTGGCTTTGAACTGCTCTTGGTCAACGGATTACTTTGCTTTATTGGTCTTTGGTTGATCAAAGAGAGAGACTAA
- a CDS encoding MGMT family protein: MAKEHSFFNDVYEVVKLIPEGRATSYGLIANYLGTGMSARMVGWAMNAAHGLPEVPAHRVVNRNGLLTGKAHFATPTLMQELLEQEGIEIVKDKIQNFKEIVWDPMKELEI, encoded by the coding sequence ATGGCCAAGGAGCATAGCTTTTTCAACGACGTGTATGAGGTGGTCAAATTGATCCCTGAAGGTCGTGCTACGAGCTATGGTCTAATCGCCAACTATCTCGGGACAGGAATGAGTGCCCGTATGGTAGGATGGGCTATGAATGCCGCCCATGGTTTGCCAGAGGTTCCAGCCCATCGGGTGGTCAACCGAAATGGTTTATTGACCGGTAAAGCACATTTTGCTACTCCTACGCTGATGCAGGAGCTTCTAGAGCAAGAGGGCATTGAAATCGTGAAAGATAAAATTCAAAATTTCAAGGAGATCGTGTGGGATCCTATGAAGGAGTTAGAGATTTAG
- the mltG gene encoding endolytic transglycosylase MltG encodes MDRKKVILGAIIVSFSVMLSSFGFYFHQVVYAPNFLYEKNPKPLIIPTGSDYKYVQKQIADGGFVDDLVSFSFLAKTMGYQENVKPGLYLLEPGMNNLEVIRLLRNGSQTAVNVTFNNVRLVSDLTEKITKNLEITAEDFEAVLRNDSLIKANGFDSLTIISMFIPNTYQAYWNTSAEALFAKMKREYDKFWTDERKKKAEALGMTPKEVSVLASIVQAETIMSDERPVVAGLYLNRLKTGMPLQADPTLVFAAQDFEIKRVLTKHTQIESPFNTYKYTGLPPGPINMPSIKSIDAVLNYKEHDYIFMCAKEDFSGYHNFASNLRDHNRNAARYQRALNQAGLYK; translated from the coding sequence ATGGACAGAAAAAAAGTCATTTTAGGAGCCATCATCGTTTCGTTTTCAGTGATGTTGTCTTCATTTGGTTTCTACTTTCATCAGGTAGTTTATGCCCCCAATTTTCTATATGAAAAGAATCCAAAACCATTAATTATTCCTACTGGTTCGGATTATAAATATGTGCAAAAGCAAATAGCTGATGGGGGATTTGTGGATGATTTGGTCAGCTTTAGTTTTCTGGCTAAGACCATGGGGTACCAGGAAAATGTAAAACCGGGATTGTATCTGTTGGAGCCCGGAATGAATAATCTGGAAGTGATCCGTTTGCTAAGAAATGGTAGTCAGACGGCTGTTAATGTTACTTTCAATAACGTGAGGTTGGTTTCTGATCTCACTGAAAAAATCACAAAAAACCTGGAAATTACAGCGGAGGATTTTGAGGCAGTGTTGAGAAATGATTCGCTGATTAAGGCCAATGGGTTCGACAGCCTGACTATCATTTCTATGTTCATTCCTAATACTTATCAAGCCTATTGGAACACCAGTGCTGAGGCGTTATTTGCTAAAATGAAGCGAGAGTATGACAAGTTCTGGACGGATGAGAGAAAGAAGAAAGCCGAAGCACTTGGTATGACACCTAAAGAAGTGTCTGTTTTGGCCTCTATCGTACAGGCAGAGACCATCATGTCAGATGAAAGACCAGTTGTAGCGGGTTTGTATCTGAACCGTCTGAAGACTGGAATGCCACTACAAGCCGATCCTACGCTGGTTTTTGCAGCACAGGATTTCGAAATCAAAAGAGTACTCACCAAGCATACCCAAATCGAATCTCCATTCAATACCTATAAGTACACAGGTTTGCCTCCTGGGCCTATTAATATGCCCAGTATCAAGTCCATTGATGCTGTGTTGAATTACAAAGAGCATGATTATATCTTCATGTGTGCGAAGGAGGACTTTTCGGGCTATCACAATTTTGCGTCTAATCTGAGAGACCACAATCGCAATGCAGCCCGCTATCAGCGTGCGTTGAATCAGGCTGGACTGTATAAATAA
- a CDS encoding L-threonylcarbamoyladenylate synthase, which translates to MKTEFIKLYEENPDPRKISQVVDVLRKGGVIIYPTDTIYGMGCDIFNTRAIEKIKQLKGIKSKKVDFSFICYDLSHISEYTKSLETSTFKLMKKALPGPFTFILNSSNKVPKMLNASKKTIGIRVPNNNIPRDIVRELENPIITTSIHDDDEILEYSTDPELILEKYDGRVDLIIDGGYGSNVASTVVDCTEGEALVVREGMGDLSEFL; encoded by the coding sequence ATGAAAACGGAGTTCATCAAATTATATGAAGAAAATCCTGATCCCAGAAAAATCAGTCAGGTCGTAGATGTATTAAGAAAAGGTGGCGTGATCATCTACCCTACCGACACCATTTATGGTATGGGCTGTGATATTTTTAATACACGAGCCATTGAAAAAATCAAACAACTCAAGGGCATTAAGTCCAAAAAGGTAGACTTCTCATTTATTTGTTACGATCTGAGTCACATCTCCGAATACACCAAGTCCCTGGAAACTTCCACATTCAAATTGATGAAAAAAGCACTCCCTGGGCCTTTCACTTTCATTTTGAATTCGAGCAACAAAGTACCTAAGATGCTGAATGCCTCGAAGAAGACCATCGGTATCCGTGTGCCCAACAACAACATCCCAAGAGATATAGTCAGAGAATTAGAAAACCCAATCATCACCACCTCCATACACGACGATGACGAAATATTAGAATACTCCACGGATCCAGAGTTGATCCTGGAAAAGTATGATGGGCGAGTCGACCTGATCATCGATGGAGGATATGGCAGCAATGTAGCCAGTACAGTAGTGGACTGCACCGAAGGGGAAGCTTTGGTAGTGAGAGAAGGTATGGGAGACCTTTCAGAATTCTTATGA
- a CDS encoding WbqC family protein, with protein MMTIIDSQYFPSIPYLSYIKASDEIWIDAKENFVKQTYRNRCYILGPNKVQPLSVPVKNGNRKIPMDEILIDYKHDWIKDHWRSITTAYNKSPFFEYYEPYIHDILHRKPERLLELNQDIMSFCLKVLNIDTKVNLTNKYESGEKGQIEDMRSKIHPKKDYICSKIKDPIPYPQLFGQEFAAKLSVLDLLSNTGPESDNYL; from the coding sequence ATGATGACTATAATTGACAGCCAATACTTTCCATCCATACCCTATTTATCCTATATCAAAGCATCTGATGAAATTTGGATTGACGCCAAGGAGAACTTCGTAAAACAGACCTACCGCAACCGATGCTATATTTTAGGACCTAACAAAGTACAGCCTCTGTCGGTGCCCGTCAAAAATGGGAATAGAAAAATCCCTATGGACGAAATTCTGATCGATTATAAGCATGACTGGATCAAAGATCACTGGCGATCCATTACGACTGCCTACAACAAGTCTCCATTTTTCGAATATTACGAACCTTATATTCATGATATTTTGCATCGCAAACCTGAGCGATTGCTAGAACTGAATCAGGATATCATGTCATTTTGTCTCAAAGTCCTCAATATTGACACGAAAGTGAATTTGACAAATAAATATGAAAGTGGTGAAAAGGGTCAAATAGAGGACATGAGGTCTAAGATTCACCCTAAAAAGGATTATATTTGTTCAAAGATCAAAGATCCCATCCCGTACCCCCAGCTGTTTGGACAGGAATTTGCAGCTAAATTGAGCGTACTGGATTTGCTCAGCAATACTGGGCCCGAATCCGACAATTATTTATAA